Below is a window of Halolamina sp. CBA1230 DNA.
CGGCGGGACGAAGGAGATCGTCGGCGCGCCCGACCCCGTCTACTACGCCTACCTGCTGATGCTCGCGGTCCACATCGTCCTCTCGGTCGTCGCCGTCCCGGTCGTGCTGTATGCGCTGGTGCTCGGGCTGACCCACTCGCCGCGGGAGCTCCGCGAGGAGACGCCCCACAAGCGCGTCGGCCGTGTCGCCGCCGGCTCGTGGATCCTCTCGCTGTCGATGGGTGTGCTGACGTACGTGCTGCTCAACTGGGTGTACAGCTACGAGTTCACCGCCGGCACCGGGATGTAGCGCACGTCGACGACCGTCGCCCGCGACCGAACCGTTCAACCCCGGGCGAGCGAAACGCCGGGGTATGGGCGACCCACTCGAACCACGCCGCGAACAGGCGGCCGAAGTGATCGACCGCCTCGAAGCCGAGTACCCCGACTCCACCATCTCGCTGAACTTCGAGACGCGACTCGAGCTCCTGATCGCGGTCGTGCTCTCGGCGCAGTGTACCGACGAGCGCGTGAACGAGGTGACCGAAGAGCTGTTCGAGAAGTACGGCTCCGCCGAGGCGTTCGCGAACGCCGACGAGGCGGAACTGGCCGACGACATCTACGGCATCACGTTCCACAACAGCAAGGCGGGCTACCTCCACAGCATCGGCGAGACGCTCGTCGAGGAACACGACGGCGAAGTGCCGGACACGATGGACGAACTCACCGAACTCTCCGGCGTCGGCCGGAAAACCGCGAACGTCGTGCTCCAGCACGCCCACGACGTGGTCGAGGGGATCGTCGTCGACACGCACGTCCAGCGGATCAGCCGCCGGCTCGGGCTGACCGAGGAGGAACGCCCGGAACCCATCGAGGAAGACCTCCTCGACGTGGTGCCCGAGGCGCACTGGCAGCAGTTCACCCACCTGCTGATCGACCACGGGCGCGCGGTCTGCACTGCCCGGAACCCCGACTGCGGGGAGTGCGTGCTGGCGGACATCTGTCCCTCGGAGAAAGGCGACAGCGAGGTCGATCTCGCCAGCGGCGAGGCGTGGTAGGGCCAACGAGCATCGAGGGGGCGGCCACCACCGTTTTTGCTCGAACGCCGCAACGTGAAGGTATGAGTGAGGACGACCACGGGATCGACGTCGAGGAGGACACCGACCTGGACACCGCCGCCGACGACGAGCAGGCGGCGCCCGAGGAGGTCGAGGAGGAGAACCCGGACCGCGAGGCCGGGCGGGAGGACGCCGACAGCCAGGTCCGGGAGACCGACGCCGAACAGCAGGAGAACCCCGACAACCACCGAGACGAGGAGCCGTTCGAGAGCTAGCACGCTCGTTTTTCAGACCACGTAGTCGATCAGGTACCGATAGATCCCGACCAGGTACGCCAGGATCCAGAGGATCAGGTAGCCGAACACGCCGACCCGGAGTCGGCGGCGCCACGCGCCCATGTTCTCGTGGAGTTCGCCGATGTCGGCGTCGGGATCGGGGTTGCGGTAGAGGTCGGCCCGCCGTTTGGCCTGGAAGATGCGGACGATCCCCGTCAGCGCGAGGATCAGCAGCGCGTACGCCTGCAGGCCGAGGAACGCGTGGACGACCGCGAGCCCGCCGAACTGATCCATCAGTCGCGGGATCATCCACAGCACCATCGGCACGGTCGTCAGGACCAGCCCCGTGACGACGAACTTCAGGTGGTACAGCAGCCGGTCCCACGTCATCACCTCCGTGTCGATGGCGTACCACGCGCCGTAGAGGAAGAAGGGGAAGCTGATCGTGACCGACAGCGCCGCGAGCGTCGCGGCCGTCGAATCGGAGACCATCCTGTCGACGTTCGCGGCGGGAGCGCCTAAAGGGAGCGACTCCGGCGTGCCGCTCGCGGGGCGTTCGCGAAGCGCTTAACGGCGCGCCAGTCCAACGTCCGCTATGGCCGACCCCTCCGACGACGACGAGGCCCCGGGGCGGGCACGCGCGGACGCCGACACGGGCGACGCCGCCGAGACGACGGACCTCGAATCGCTGCGCGAGGAGGTCGAACAGAAGTACGACTTCGACGATTTCGGCCCCGCCGACATGGCGGAGATGGAGCGCGAGGAGTGGGAGGCGGCGTTCGACCCCGACACCTGGATCACGGGCGCCGAGCTGATCGACCGTGTCGAGCAGGACCTCCAGAACCGGATCGCCACTCGCGAGGTGTTCGCGCGACTCGAGCGCCACCCCGGCCCCGAGGGCGACCGGCTGCTCGCCTACTCCGACGAGGGGTACGCCATCGTCAACCCCGACGGGAGCGTCGAGGGCGAGGGGACCGTGCTCCGGGACGTCGAGCCGTCGGTGGCGCTGTGCTCGATGGAGAAGTACGAGGTCCCCACCCCGCCGGAGAACCCGAGCCTGCCCGACCCCGAGGACGTCGAGTCCGGGTCGGGCGAGCTCGGCAACACGATGCTACAGCTGGTCGCGGCCGCACAGATCCTCGCGGGGATCGGGCTGGTGATCGGCTCGCTCCTCTTCGACCTCCAGCCGGAGGTGCCACAGGGCGGCGTGATCGCCCCAGTGGTCGGCATCCTGTTCGCCCTGATCGGCGTGTTCCTGTTCACCGTCGTCGCCAACGCCCGGCTCTCGGATCGGTTCCGTGCCGAGGAGTACCGCGACCGGCTCCGGGCCGTCGAGGAGGCGGGCGAGCGCCCGGAGTTCGTCCCGCAGTTGAGCGACGACGCCGACGAGGATCGCGTCGACTGAGACCCCCGTTCGCGGCTGCATCGCGGCCCCGTCGACGCGCTCGAGGGTGGTTCGAAACGGAGGGTTTAAGCGCCGGCCGTCCCACGTTTTGGCCGTATGAAGAGGCGGGATTTTCTCCGAGCGACTGGCGGCTCCGGCGGAGCCGTCGCCCTCGGCTCGGGGGTCGCGGCCGGCCAGGAAGGGACCGGCACGACCACCGGCACCGAGGGCGGCGGAGGCGGCGGGGGCGGCGGCCCGACGGAAGAAGTGGTCGTCGGCCCCGGCGGGGACCTCACGTTCGAACCGGCCGATCTGACTGTCGCCACCGGAACGACGGTGCGCTGGGTCTGGGACAGCAACAACCACAACGTCTACCCCGAGAGCATTCCCGAAGGCGCCGAATGGGATGGCGAAGGTGAACCGGGGACGACGTTCAACGCCGGCCACGAGTACTCCCACACGTTCACGACCACGGGCACCTACGAGTACGTCTGCACTCCCCACGAGTCCGCGGGCATGGTCGGCTCCATCGAGGTCGTCGAGGAGCTGCCGGCCGGCGGCGCTGGCGGCGGCGAGAAGGAGCTCCACGAGATCGGTGCCCCGATCCACCCCCACTGGGTGGGCGCGGCGACCATCCTGATGATGTTCGTCAGCATCGTGTTCACGTTCTACGTGCTCAAGTACGGCGAGTCGCCCAACACCGGCAACACCGGGGGTGGTGAGTGATGTCCACGTCGGGATCCACCTACGGCGACATCCACCGCTACGAGCCGGCACGTGAGAGCACGGCCGCGGCGATCGCGATCGTGCTGCTGACGCTGCTGGAGATAGTCTTCGTGTTCATGTTCACCTGGGGGCTGGTCTCCGGCTGGGGGCTGACCGCCGACGGGAACATGTTCCTCGGTGGCCTGCTCGCCATCGTGTTCATCGACCTCGCCTTCATCCTCGCGCTGTACCGCAAGGAGTTCCTCCCCGACGTGATGGTGGTCAAGAAGCGCCGCCGCAAGTGGGAGGACCTGTACATCCGCGGCGACCAGGCCGACGGCGAGGAGCTCGAGGGTGCCGGCGTCTGGGACCAGATCAAGCGCGCGGTGTACCCCTACTACAAGCGATAACCAATGAGCCTCAAAGAGAAAGACGAACACGACCATCTCGGCTGGATGGAGGAGAAGCAGCTCTCCCCCATCGAGAAAGGGTATCTGTTCACCCTCATCTGGCTCGACAAGCGGTTCCGCATCGTCGACTACCTGGAGCTGCTGGAGACGATGTACTACCGCGTCAACCTCCAGATGCCCAAGAGCCACACCGAACAGTACAACCTCGACAACAAGTTCTGGTACTGGTACCCGCTGTACGCGCTGGGGTCGTTCTCGACGCTCGCGTACGTCGTCGCGGCGCTGTCCGGCGCCTTACTGGGGTTCTACTACGCCCCGTCGGCGGCCGCTGCGGAGCCGGGTACCGTCGCGTACTCCCAGATCGCGATGATCATGCAGGACCTCCAGTTCGGCTTCATGCTGCGCTCGATCCACCGCTGGTCGGCGCAGGTGATGACTGCGGCGGTGTTCCTCCACATGCTCCGGGTGTACTTCACCGGCGCGTACAAGGAGCCTCGCGAGCTGAACTGGCTGCTCGGGATCGTCCTGATCAGCCTCACGATGGGATTCGGGTACACGGGCTACCTGCTGCCGTGGGACCAGCTCGCCTACTGGGCGGGACAGATCGGCGTCGAGATGGCGCTGTCGATCCCCGTCGTCGGCGAGTGGGTCGCCCAGCTGGTGTTCGGCGGCTTCTCGCTCGGCGCACCGACGCTCCAGCGGATGTACTTCCTCCACGTGTTCCTGCTCCCGTTCGTGGTGACCGCGCTGATCGGGATCCACATCGCTATCGTCTGGATGCAGGGCATCGCGGAACCCCACTGATACCATGAGCGACGACACCAACTCCGACGCACGAACCGACGGCGGGACGGGGATCGTCCCCCCGGACGACGACACGCCCACCTGGAGTGAGCGGAAGAGTCGTCGGGCCGGACTCCCCCGTCTCACCTACGAGTACTTCGAGCGGGCCCGCCGCGAGGATCAGGACCTGCGCGAGGAGTCGACGTACGTCGAGCGCGACGTGCTCGGCTTCCCGACGTGGCCCCACGAGCTGATCCGCAACCTCGCGCTGACCTGCTTCTTCGTCGGCATGCTGCTGCTGCTGTCGGCGACGCTGCCGCCCCACATCGGCGCGCCGGCGAACCCGAGTTCGACGCCGTCGATCATCCTGCCGGACTGGTACCTCTACTGGTCGTTCGGCCTGCTGAAGCTGGGTGACCTCAACCCCGCTATCTCGCTGCTGGGCGGCCAGAAGCTGATGGCCGACCGGACGTACGGCGTGATGGCGAACGTCGTGATCGTCGGCGCGATCGCGATCGTCCCGTTCCTCAACAAGGGGAGCGCCCGGCGTCCCGTCGAGCAGCCGTTCTGGGCGGCCGTCGGCGTCGGCGGGCTGACGTTCGCGTTCACCATCTCGCTGCTGTCGATCCAGAACATCATGCCGATGAACGTCACCCTCCTGTTCGACCTGACGTTCCTCGTGCCGATCGTGATGGCCGGGATCACCTACGCGGTGCTGAAAACGATGCGGGAGGGGTACATGTACGACCTCAACCGCCGCTACTACCGGCTGCGGCCCCCGAAGTAGGCCGTGGCCGACGACGATCGCCGAACCGAGGGCCGTGACGGGCGCGACGTTGAGGTGCCCATGCGGCTCTACAAGACCGTCACCGTCTTCTCCACGCTGATCGCGGTGTTCGCCGTCGTGTTCGGCTTCCTGCTCTTAGACGCCGCCGCGCTCGGCACCGGACTGCTCCGCCGGTTCGTCCGTTCGATACTCGCCGCGCTCTCGCTTTCGGTTTCGGACTCGCTGCTCTCGGGCGCCTTCGCCGTCGCCGGACTGCTCTCGATCGCGACCGGTGCCGCCGTCTACGTGCTCGGGACTCGGTTCAAGGCGCCGGAGATGGACGACGAGTCGGCGTAGTCGCCGACGGGATGGGAAACGCTGAAGAGGGCTCGCGGCCCAGTTTCCGATAATGGCTGACGAGTTCATGAAGGGGTTCGCGCTGTTCAGCGTGGCCTCCCTCGTGTGGATGATCTCCGCGGCGTGGTACCGCACGCCCAGTTTCGATAGCACCCGCCAGCTGGTGGCGGCACCGCCCGAGGATCCCGGCACGGTGTTCGACTCGCTGGGGATCTTCCTGGGTGACCTGATGTTCTGGACCGCCCTGATCGGCGCGTTCACGTTTTGGGTGATCATCCCCGCGGGCAGGCAGGCCCGCGAGGCACTGGTCGTCGACGAGTAGCGCTTCCCTATTTCTCCCGCCAACGCCCGCACCTACAGCTGTCGCTCTCTCGACGATCTCCACGTCGACGCAGTCTCCACAGCGGACAGACTACGGCGCCGTCCCTGCGCGTGTGGTGGCGAGCCGTGAGCCATCGAACGTCCCCTCCGGAGTCACTGCCGACGTGCGTCGCTCCTCGACTGCGAGAGTGTCCGAAGGCGAACTCCGTAGTACTTCCCGGCGTTGAAGGAGCGGCGACGGCGCTGGCCGGAAGATGCGGCGGAGAAAGCAGTGCGCGCGTCAGCGCTCGAACGTCGTCGGCGGCGTCGTTAGATGATCGCTTCCCACGGCCCCTGAATCACCCAGAACAGGGCCAGGTAGGCGGCGTACAGCAGGGCGAGGATCGACAACGTGATCGCACCCTTGGGTCGCTCGACGTCGAGGTTGTTCCGGGCCTCGACGTTCCGGGCCTCGAACTCGAAGAGGTCGGCGACGACTGTCCCGATCGCGAGCACGGAGATCACCATCCCCGAGTGGGGTTCGATCACCAGATAGAGCAGACAGACGAGCACGAGCACGGCAGAAACGACGACGTGGGGCGTGTAGCGGTCCAGCGTGTCGGCGCCGTCGTTGGCAGCGCGCTTGTAGCTGCTGAACGCGCGGTGCCGCGTGGCGAAGTTGACCAGTACGAGCGCCAGAATCACGTAGGGGAGCGCTCCGGAGACCGACTCGAGCGCCCCGACCGGGACGGCGAACTGCAGTGGGGTCATACCCGCATATCGGCACAGGACGGTTTAGTGCTTTTCCAATTCCGGCGGCTACTCGACCAGCGGTCGGAGGCAGGTGAACTCGGAGATTACGGCGATCTCGACGGGGTCGTCAGGTCCGACCCGGCGGCGCTCGTCGCCGTCGACGAACAGCGACACGTCGCCCTCGTCGCGCTCGACGCTCAGGGTGAGCGGGCCGGGCACGACCCACGGGCTCACGCGGGTCGAGAACGGGGCGACGGGAACGACCGAGAGGCCGCCGCCGGGGGTGACCACCGGTCCGCCGGCCGCGCGACCGTAGCCGGCCGACCCCAGCGGCGTCGAGACGACGACGCCGTCAGCGCGCACGTCGAACAGGGGCTCGTCCTCGACCGAGAGCGCGTACTCGGAGATCCGGGCGGGCTCGCTGGTCATCAGCGTGGCGTCGAACACCGCGCGGCCGATACGGTCGCCGTTCACGTCGACGCCGAGCACTGGGTGGCTGACGCTACGGTAGGCTCCGTTGGCGAGTGCTGTGGCGGCGGCGTCGAGTCGGTCGCGTGTCGCCCCGTGACGGCCGTCTTGGGCGTCGACGGCGAGGATCGGCAGCCCGTCGTCACCGAGGGCGGCGCGTTCGACCGCGTCCTGGCCGACGGCGACGATCGCGTCGGCGTCGTCGTCGTCGAGCGAAAGCGAGGGGAGGTCGGCGTCCGCCCCACGCAGGCTGACCCGACTGATCGGCGTCGGCTGGGTCATGCTCGCGTCGTCGGGCGGGCCGGGTAAAACGACGGTGGTCTGTGTGTCGTTCGTGGGTCGAGTTGGCTCGTTCGATGTCTCTGTTGACAGTATCGCTCTTCGGTATCAGCGACTGCCTCTCGATCGTTAGCCACTGAGACAGCGACCGCGACAGCAACGGTGTCTCGTTCGTAGACTACTTGCGACCGCAGCATGGAGTCCCCACCCCTCCCCCCGCGCTCGCCAACGTGGCGAGCGCGAGGCGTCCACCGCCACCGCACCGCCGTGGCTGTCGGCGCGAAACGCGAGTCCCTCCGTGGACGAGCCAGCGCGAGGGACGAGTGAACGGACGTGAGCGAGTCGGTTGGGGAGGTGTGAGGGCTGTGCGGGGCGGTGCGGTCACAAGTGGCCAACGATTGAGCTGCTCTCGCGGTTGTTGTCGCAGGCGAAACCACCGTCTCAGTACCCGCCCCATCGAGCACTCCTCCCGAAAACGACCGAGAACCGTTACTCGAACTCGTACGGCCAGTCGCCCGTTTTCTTCATCCCGATCGCCTGGTCCTCCTCCTTCAGGTAGCCGGCCATCGTCTCCGCGTCGGCGTGCTCGATCGTCACCTCGCTGTCCGCCACCTCCACCACAAGTTCCGTGAGCAGGATCGCCTGTTCACGCAACGTCCGACTCTCCAGTTTGTCGAGCGTGTCGGCCTCGGTGTGCCCCCAGCCACGGCCCGCGGAGTCGGACACGCTCGACACCGTGTACCCCGGAACGCCCCAGCGCACGAACGGCCAGTGGTCCGAGTGGGGTACCATCCGCGGCACCGTCGATATCGGGTGGTCGAACCGCTCGCTCACCCGCTCGGCGGCGGCAGCGAGCTCGTCGAAGCGGTGGGTGGTGAGTTCGAGCGTCCGGCTCCCCATGTTGGAGTCGACGTTGACGGTCGCTCGGATCGCGTCGCGGTCGGCGGTCTCCGACGCCAGCTCCGACCCCACGAGGCCGACCTCCTCGGCGCCGTAGGCGATACACTTCACCCGCGTGTCGAGGTCGTCCTCGCGCGCGGCGAGTGCCTTCGCGATCTCGACGATCGTCGCCGTGCCGGCGCCGTTGTCCCGCGCGCCCTCCGCGATGTCGTGGGCGTCGACGTGGCTGGAGAGGATCACCACCTCCTCCGTGTCGGGACCGAGCTCGGCGACCGCGTTGCCCGACTCGGTTTCGGGCGTCTCACACTCGACGGCAACCGTCACCTCGTCGCCGTCGAAGCGCCGAGCGAGGCGCGCGCCGGTCTCCGCGGAGACACCGACTGCCGGGATGTCGCCGTACGGGTCGCCGTCGCTGCCGCCGACGCTGCCCGTGGGCGGGAGTTCGCCGGGGACGTGGTTGGCGTAGATGAAGGCCGCCGCGCCGCCCTCGACGGCGTACTGGTACTTCTCGGTCCGGTGGATGTAGCGGTCGAAGTACTCCGGCACGTCCGAGGTGGCGAGGACGACCTTCCCCTCGACGTCGTGCGCCTCGAAATCCGCAGGGAGCCCCGCCCCGAGGTCGATCAGCTCCGCGTCGACTTCGCCCGCCGGCCCGCGCGGGAGCGCGATGGACTCCTCGACGGTCTCGGGGGTCGCGATGGAGCTGTCGCCCCGGACCCACCCCGCGAGGTCGAACGTCTCCACACGGGCGTCGCGGGCGCCCGCCGTCGCGAACGCGCCGCGCGTGGCCTCGAGTCCCTCCATCTCCCCCGGCTGCCCCGCCATGCGGTTGCCGATGTCGACGAGCCTTTCGAGGTGGTTCCAGCCCGTGTCGCTGCGGAACGTCTCCGCGATCCAGTCTGCCATACTCCTTCGGTCGCGTGGCGAGGGCTATCACCTGTCGGCTCCGGCCGGGTTCGCCGCTTCCGCGGGCGGCGGACGGGGACCACCAGTCGAACGACGGGACGAGCGACGCGCTGTCGGAAGCGGGCACGAGACCCGGCCACGGCGTACAGGGAGGCCGGTGTTTATGTAGACCCCGGACGACGCTTTGCCCATGAGCGACGCGCTGGCGGACAAACGCACTGCGAGCCGCTTTCGCATCCTCGCGGAGATCGCCGACCGGCAGCCGGCGGTGAGCCAGGGCGAGATCGCCGACGCCGTCGGCGTCACGAGCCAGGCGGTCAGCGAGTACATCCGCGAACTCGTCGACGACGGGCTGGTCGAGAAGGAGGGCCGCTCGCGCTACCGCGTCACCAAGGAGGGCGTCGACTGGCTGTTCCGCGAGGCCAAGTCGCTGCGGCGGTACGTCGACCACGTCACCGACGACGTGCTGGAGAGCCTGCAGGAGGACGCCGCCATCGCGGTCGAGGACGTCGAAGCCGGCGACACGGTCTCGCTCTCGATCCGGAACGGGCTACTTCACGCGACGCCGGGCGAGGAGGGAGCGGCAACCGGCGTCGCGACGACCGACGCCGAGGCGGGCACCGACGTGGGCGTCACGGGGTTCGAGGGCGTCATCGACATGGCGCCCGGCACGGTTACCGTCTACCAGGTGCCGCCGGTGCGGGCCGGCGGGAGCCGGGGGGTCGACGCCGACGCGCTCGCAGCGGCCTGCGAGTCCGCGGAGCTGGTGCTCGCCAGCGGTATCGAGGCGGTCGTCGCGCTCCGGCGGATCGACTACCCGCCCGCCGTCGCCGCCGGCGCGGGCGAGGTGGCCGCCGAGGCCGCGGCTCGGGGACAGGAGGTCGTGGTCGCGGTCACTCGCGACGAGGTCGGCCGAGTGACGGACACGCTGCGGGACGGCGACACCGAGTACGTCGTCGAGGGTGGCTGATCACTCGATCTGCAGCTCGCCGCCGCTCTCGCTCCCGGTTTCGCCCTCGGTCCACTCCAGTTCGAACTCGATGCTCTTCTCCGGCCGGTCGGCCGGCCCCTCGCGTTCGACTTTCACTTCGAACGTCGGCCGTTCCGGGGGGTTGAGGCTGACCGACTCGCTGCCGGCCTGGAGGCTGATCTCCCCGCCGCCGTCCAGCGAGTCCGCCACCTGCCGGAGGTAGTCGGCGATCTCGCTCCGGCTCCTGCTACTTTCGGTTTTGAACAGCACTTCTTCTGCCATACCCCGAGGGAGGGTGCCCACGACCATAAGTCGTCCGTGGCGTCAGCTGGCGTACTCCTTCGCGGTGGTGTACGCCTCCTGCAGTCGCTTGAACTCCTCCTCGCTGCCGCCCTGGTCCGGGTGGAGATCCTTCACCTGCTCGCGGTAGGCCGACTGCACCTCGTCGGCGTCGGCGTCGCGCTCCAGTTCGAGGAACTCGAACGCGTCGCCCACCGGATCGCCGCGGCCGGGGGCTGCACCAGGAGCCCCGCCCGGCCCCGCACGGGCACGAGCGCCGCGCGGCCCCGAGCGCCCGCCGCGTGGCCCGGCACCGGTCGCCCGCGAGCGCGCGTCGACGCCGAGGTCGAACGGGAGGCGGTGGGCGATCGTGGCGCCCGGCACCTCGTGTTCACACAGCACGACGTGTGTGGGGCCGTCGACCAGCCGGAGGTACGCCCGCGGGTCGAACGTGATCGCGACGTCCCGGTCCGGGAGGTAGAACGCGACCGTGGTGGTGCCGAGCTCGTAGTCCTCGAGGAACGGCTCGTCGGCGGCGTCGAACACGGCGCGGATCTCGGCTCGCTGCCGGCCGGGCCCGCCGACGCGGCGCCCGCTCCGCTCCGGGTCGGGGATGTACCGCTCGCCCAGCGCGAACACGACGGCGACGACGACGGAGGCGGCGACGCCGAGCAGCAGGCCCGAGACCAGCCACGACGGCAGCGTGGTGGGGACGGCGGGGAGCACGCCCCCCCGTAGGGTCGGCAGCCTCTTCAACGGCTCGCCGGCGGCGCATTGCTCCCGCCGGCGCGGCCCCAGCGGGGTGCCCGCGACCCGAACTACCTTTGCCCCACACCGCGAACCGACGAGTCGTGACAACGTACGACATCGAACGGTACCTCAACGTCCGGAGCGCGTACGGCGGCTCGTTCGGCCCCGACGGCGAGCGGCTGGCGTTCCTGATGGACACGACCGGCACCGCACAGATCTGGACCGTCGACGGCCCGGGCGAGTGGCCCGTCCAGCGCACGTTCTACGACGACCGCGTCACGTTCGTCGACTACTCGCCCGAGCGCCAGGAGTTCGCGTTCGGGAAGGATCAGGGCGGCGACGAGCGCGCCCAGCTGTACACGCTCGACGCCGCGACCGGGGAGATCACCAACCGCACGCGGCGCCCCGACGCGAAACATCGCTGGGGCGGCTGGGACAGCGACGGCGAGCGCTTCGCGTTCGCCTCGAACCGCCGGGACCACACGGTGTTCGACATCTACGTACAGGACCGCGAGGGCGTGGGTGCGGACGCCGAGCTCGTCCACGAGGGCGACGGTTGGCTCTCGCTGTCGGGCTGGTCGCCCGACGACGACCGCCTGCTCGTCCACGAAGCCCACTCCAGCTTCGACCACGACGTGCACGTGCTCGACGTGAGCGACGGCGGGATCAGCCACGTCACGCCCCACGAGGGGCGTGCGCGGTTCAGCAGCGTCGAGTGGGGGCCCGAGGGCGACTCGCTGTACATGGTCACGGACCACGACTCCGACACCCTCCGGCTCGAACGACTGGACCTCTCGGAGGGCGAGTTCACGGTCGTTGAGGACGGGGGCGAGTGGAACGTCGACGGCGTCTCGATCCACGAGGAGAGCCGCCGCGTCGTGTACACCCGGAACGTCGACGGCTACACCGACCTCTCGGTCGGCGAGCTGGTCGACGCCGACCGCATCGACCCGGCCGAGGACACGTCGTTCCCCGAGGGTGTCGTCGCGGGCGTCGACTGGGGCCCGGACGGTGACCGGTACGCCGTGACGGTCACCGCCAGCGCCGACAACACGAACGTCCACGTCGCCGACGTGCTCTCCGGCGAGAGCGAGCGCTGGACGAACGCCGCGACGGCGGGGATCCCCCGCGACACGTTCGTCGAACCGCAGCTGGTCCACGTGCCCACGTTCGACGGTCGGGAGATCCCCGGCTTCTTCTCGGTGCCGGAGGACGCCGAGGGCGAACGTCCGGTCATCGTCGACATCCACGGCGGCCCGGAGAGCCAGCGCCGCCCCTCGTTCCACGCGGTGAAGCAGTACTTCCTCAACAACGGGTACGCGGTGTTCGAGCCGAACGTCCGGGGCTCCTCGGGGTACGGGAAGGAGTACGCCGGACTCGACGACGTGCGCAACCGCATGGACTCGGTGAAGGACCTCAAGGCAGGGGTGGAGTGGCTGCAGGACCACCCCGACGCCGACGCGGACCGCATCGTCGCCTACGGCGGCTCCTACGGTGGGTTCATGGTGCTCTCGGCGCTGACGGAGTACCCCGACCTCTGGGCCGCGGGCGTCGACGTGGTGGGGATCGCGAACTTCGTCACGTTCCTCGAGAACACCAGCGACTGGCGGCGCTCGCTGCGCGAGGCGGAGTACGGCAGCCTCGACGACGACCGAGAGTTCCTGGAGGAAATCTCGCCGACCAACAACATCGAGAACATCGAGGCGCCGCTGTTCGTGCTCCACGGCGAGAACGACCCGCGCGTGCCCGTGAGCGAGGCCGAAGGGATCGTCGAGGACGCCCGCGACCAGGGCGTTCCGGTCCGGAAGCTGATCTTCCCCGACGAGGGCCACGGGTTCGCCAAACTGGAGAACCGTATCGAGGCGTACTCCGCGGTGGTGGAGTTCCTCGACGAGCACGTCTGAGCCGTCGCGGCCCAGCCCGTCGCTGCCGTTTCCGGACCAGCCTCCATCCGGATCGTGACCCGTTCGCTCCCAGTCGGTGGGACCGCAGCGAGCGCCTTTCACGTCGCGGCACCTACAGGAGGGCATGAGCACAGACCA
It encodes the following:
- a CDS encoding amphi-Trp domain-containing protein, translating into MAEEVLFKTESSRSRSEIADYLRQVADSLDGGGEISLQAGSESVSLNPPERPTFEVKVEREGPADRPEKSIEFELEWTEGETGSESGGELQIE
- a CDS encoding NAD(+)/NADH kinase, translated to MTQPTPISRVSLRGADADLPSLSLDDDDADAIVAVGQDAVERAALGDDGLPILAVDAQDGRHGATRDRLDAAATALANGAYRSVSHPVLGVDVNGDRIGRAVFDATLMTSEPARISEYALSVEDEPLFDVRADGVVVSTPLGSAGYGRAAGGPVVTPGGGLSVVPVAPFSTRVSPWVVPGPLTLSVERDEGDVSLFVDGDERRRVGPDDPVEIAVISEFTCLRPLVE
- a CDS encoding J domain-containing protein encodes the protein MLPAVPTTLPSWLVSGLLLGVAASVVVAVVFALGERYIPDPERSGRRVGGPGRQRAEIRAVFDAADEPFLEDYELGTTTVAFYLPDRDVAITFDPRAYLRLVDGPTHVVLCEHEVPGATIAHRLPFDLGVDARSRATGAGPRGGRSGPRGARARAGPGGAPGAAPGRGDPVGDAFEFLELERDADADEVQSAYREQVKDLHPDQGGSEEEFKRLQEAYTTAKEYAS
- a CDS encoding cytochrome bc complex cytochrome b subunit, which encodes MSDDTNSDARTDGGTGIVPPDDDTPTWSERKSRRAGLPRLTYEYFERARREDQDLREESTYVERDVLGFPTWPHELIRNLALTCFFVGMLLLLSATLPPHIGAPANPSSTPSIILPDWYLYWSFGLLKLGDLNPAISLLGGQKLMADRTYGVMANVVIVGAIAIVPFLNKGSARRPVEQPFWAAVGVGGLTFAFTISLLSIQNIMPMNVTLLFDLTFLVPIVMAGITYAVLKTMREGYMYDLNRRYYRLRPPK
- a CDS encoding plastocyanin/azurin family copper-binding protein, yielding MKRRDFLRATGGSGGAVALGSGVAAGQEGTGTTTGTEGGGGGGGGGPTEEVVVGPGGDLTFEPADLTVATGTTVRWVWDSNNHNVYPESIPEGAEWDGEGEPGTTFNAGHEYSHTFTTTGTYEYVCTPHESAGMVGSIEVVEELPAGGAGGGEKELHEIGAPIHPHWVGAATILMMFVSIVFTFYVLKYGESPNTGNTGGGE
- a CDS encoding MarR family transcriptional regulator; its protein translation is MSDALADKRTASRFRILAEIADRQPAVSQGEIADAVGVTSQAVSEYIRELVDDGLVEKEGRSRYRVTKEGVDWLFREAKSLRRYVDHVTDDVLESLQEDAAIAVEDVEAGDTVSLSIRNGLLHATPGEEGAATGVATTDAEAGTDVGVTGFEGVIDMAPGTVTVYQVPPVRAGGSRGVDADALAAACESAELVLASGIEAVVALRRIDYPPAVAAGAGEVAAEAAARGQEVVVAVTRDEVGRVTDTLRDGDTEYVVEGG
- a CDS encoding M28 family peptidase; this translates as MADWIAETFRSDTGWNHLERLVDIGNRMAGQPGEMEGLEATRGAFATAGARDARVETFDLAGWVRGDSSIATPETVEESIALPRGPAGEVDAELIDLGAGLPADFEAHDVEGKVVLATSDVPEYFDRYIHRTEKYQYAVEGGAAAFIYANHVPGELPPTGSVGGSDGDPYGDIPAVGVSAETGARLARRFDGDEVTVAVECETPETESGNAVAELGPDTEEVVILSSHVDAHDIAEGARDNGAGTATIVEIAKALAAREDDLDTRVKCIAYGAEEVGLVGSELASETADRDAIRATVNVDSNMGSRTLELTTHRFDELAAAAERVSERFDHPISTVPRMVPHSDHWPFVRWGVPGYTVSSVSDSAGRGWGHTEADTLDKLESRTLREQAILLTELVVEVADSEVTIEHADAETMAGYLKEEDQAIGMKKTGDWPYEFE
- the nth gene encoding endonuclease III; translation: MGDPLEPRREQAAEVIDRLEAEYPDSTISLNFETRLELLIAVVLSAQCTDERVNEVTEELFEKYGSAEAFANADEAELADDIYGITFHNSKAGYLHSIGETLVEEHDGEVPDTMDELTELSGVGRKTANVVLQHAHDVVEGIVVDTHVQRISRRLGLTEEERPEPIEEDLLDVVPEAHWQQFTHLLIDHGRAVCTARNPDCGECVLADICPSEKGDSEVDLASGEAW
- a CDS encoding cytochrome bc complex cytochrome b subunit is translated as MSLKEKDEHDHLGWMEEKQLSPIEKGYLFTLIWLDKRFRIVDYLELLETMYYRVNLQMPKSHTEQYNLDNKFWYWYPLYALGSFSTLAYVVAALSGALLGFYYAPSAAAAEPGTVAYSQIAMIMQDLQFGFMLRSIHRWSAQVMTAAVFLHMLRVYFTGAYKEPRELNWLLGIVLISLTMGFGYTGYLLPWDQLAYWAGQIGVEMALSIPVVGEWVAQLVFGGFSLGAPTLQRMYFLHVFLLPFVVTALIGIHIAIVWMQGIAEPH